One genomic segment of Vibrio agarivorans includes these proteins:
- a CDS encoding integrase domain-containing protein, which translates to MAKKIAPLNNTQVKQAKASEKEYTLSDGDGLQLKIKPSGSKTWVFKYTKPFTKNRTNLGFGVYPEVSLAQAREKRKQARELLAQNIDPKAYKDEQRLRQQDQFSNTLQAVAENWFAIKKSSITEGYAKDIWRSFNLHIFPSLGKYPISSLTAPTVIAVLKNVAKSGSLETVRRLGQRLNEVMTFAVNTGLIHANPLSGIRAAFEKPAVKHMPTIKPDELPELIRTLNASNLQIVTRALIEWQLHTMTRSNEAAKAEWSEIDLDKKQWVIPAERMKMKREHIVPLTKQTIAILSILEGFKRPQSPYLFPSNRDPKKHIHTETVNKVLRRIGYQDKLVAHGFRALASTTLNEQEFNPDVIEAALAHVDKNAVRKAYNRSDYLKHRTELMNWWSNHIENASKGSLSITNNIIKIG; encoded by the coding sequence ATGGCAAAGAAAATAGCACCCTTAAACAATACTCAAGTCAAGCAAGCTAAGGCTTCAGAGAAAGAATATACTTTATCTGATGGTGATGGCCTACAGCTTAAAATCAAGCCCTCTGGTTCGAAAACGTGGGTCTTTAAATACACGAAGCCTTTCACGAAGAATCGCACAAACCTTGGTTTTGGGGTTTATCCTGAAGTCTCTCTAGCGCAAGCAAGAGAGAAAAGAAAACAAGCCAGAGAGCTACTTGCTCAAAACATTGATCCCAAAGCTTACAAAGATGAACAACGCCTAAGGCAACAAGATCAATTCAGTAACACCCTACAAGCTGTTGCTGAGAATTGGTTCGCAATCAAAAAGTCGTCGATCACGGAGGGTTACGCTAAGGACATCTGGCGATCTTTCAACTTACATATCTTTCCTTCACTAGGTAAGTATCCAATTTCTAGCCTAACAGCCCCAACCGTAATTGCGGTTTTGAAAAATGTTGCAAAATCAGGAAGTCTTGAGACAGTTAGGCGTTTAGGGCAACGTTTAAATGAAGTGATGACTTTTGCAGTCAATACCGGTCTTATTCATGCTAATCCCTTGAGTGGTATAAGAGCAGCATTTGAGAAGCCTGCTGTTAAACATATGCCCACTATAAAGCCTGATGAACTACCTGAGCTGATACGCACCTTAAACGCTTCTAACTTACAAATAGTGACACGTGCTTTAATTGAATGGCAGTTGCATACGATGACACGTTCAAATGAAGCGGCTAAGGCTGAATGGTCTGAGATCGATTTAGATAAAAAACAATGGGTCATTCCAGCAGAGCGTATGAAAATGAAACGTGAACATATAGTTCCACTTACAAAGCAGACAATCGCGATACTGAGTATATTAGAAGGGTTTAAACGCCCGCAGAGCCCATACTTATTCCCTTCCAATCGAGATCCTAAAAAACATATTCATACAGAGACTGTAAATAAAGTACTTCGCCGTATTGGATATCAAGATAAGTTGGTAGCTCATGGATTTAGGGCATTGGCAAGTACAACGTTGAATGAGCAAGAGTTTAATCCAGATGTTATTGAAGCAGCATTAGCTCATGTTGACAAAAATGCTGTGCGTAAAGCGTATAACCGATCTGACTACCTAAAACATCGGACAGAACTGATGAACTGGTGGTCGAATCATATAGAGAATGCATCCAAAGGGAGTTTGAGCATTACTAATAACATTATCAAGATAGGGTAG
- a CDS encoding hybrid sensor histidine kinase/response regulator, producing the protein MKHTSSLRRKSKIALTIYLILFIAVIGTVVFQVVEPPIRKQLQQNLDVRTQLLASQVEDKLNNSLSILSSIVSVGSAGLTTQDQADSLYSMFIHIDGIVVSGGLWPKPYSVNSETPYQSLFYNRASDGLVEQIYSWDNPENGGYDQQDWYRSVVNLPPGEFVWSPVYIDPFTHVQMITASSAYYVQGEFAGVATVDLSLVDLVSYILEHAEQYNLGVSLKDGFGEAITHYNFNIVKDIYISQREFGAFNWQMDVVNSKYLVSDQVFNLVSQVELALIPILLCCILLGYYMLNQYVIRPIVSIAENVRNSKESGTIDFEYNSNDEIRFLVDSFNQKTFYLEEERRKAEVSTEAKSAFLATLSHEIRTPMNGVLGTAQILLKSDLNPEQRKMMRTLYESGDHMMTLLNEILDFSKIEQGKLELDKSAFPLENIIGSVNSVYHTLCTEKGLDFRVHSDVPVDRWYFADKARVRQILFNLLNNAVKFTARGFVEVYFKEIHVGDKHYLSIRVRDTGIGIAKDAQSKVFSPFEQAESSTTRRFGGTGLGLAIVKQIAELMDGSITLSSELGIGSSFEVVARVELATPTTPQLSATYSKNCDGLKALVVEDNRTNAIILEALLKGKGFEVFCAENGEVALERLETDTYDLVLMDNHMPIMDGVEATRRIRKLDSRNAEVLILGCTADVFEETKQRMLAAGVDHIIAKPVKDKEFDDALYFYADKLRQYQDLDKAYQELNQFDDALESLVIDLSIAIDNQAYDQALIALHSIEPMMPSDNLEGKQLLESIQSQVTHQQAPSKDDMDNLVVQLLA; encoded by the coding sequence ATGAAGCACACGTCCTCGCTGCGTCGTAAGAGTAAAATTGCGCTCACCATCTATTTGATATTGTTTATTGCGGTTATAGGTACTGTCGTATTTCAAGTAGTAGAGCCACCCATTCGCAAGCAACTACAGCAAAACTTGGACGTAAGAACCCAGCTTCTAGCTTCACAAGTCGAAGACAAACTAAATAACTCGTTAAGCATTCTCAGTAGCATAGTTAGTGTAGGTTCTGCGGGTTTAACCACTCAAGACCAAGCTGATAGCCTGTATTCAATGTTTATCCACATCGATGGTATTGTGGTGAGTGGCGGTTTATGGCCGAAGCCTTATAGCGTAAATTCTGAAACTCCCTATCAAAGCCTGTTTTACAATCGTGCTAGTGATGGTTTAGTAGAGCAGATCTACTCGTGGGATAACCCCGAAAATGGCGGATATGACCAGCAAGATTGGTATCGAAGTGTCGTTAACCTACCCCCCGGCGAATTTGTTTGGTCACCTGTCTATATTGACCCATTCACGCACGTACAAATGATCACAGCCTCATCCGCTTATTACGTTCAAGGTGAGTTTGCTGGTGTTGCTACCGTCGATTTATCGTTAGTGGATTTGGTTTCTTACATCCTAGAACACGCTGAGCAGTACAACCTCGGTGTGAGTTTAAAAGATGGCTTTGGCGAAGCCATCACCCATTATAATTTCAACATCGTTAAAGATATCTATATAAGCCAGCGCGAATTTGGTGCGTTTAACTGGCAAATGGATGTCGTCAACTCGAAATACCTTGTTAGTGATCAGGTGTTCAACCTTGTCTCGCAAGTCGAACTTGCCCTTATTCCGATTTTGCTCTGTTGTATTTTACTCGGCTACTACATGCTCAATCAGTACGTTATTCGTCCTATTGTCTCGATCGCTGAGAATGTCAGGAACTCAAAAGAGAGTGGCACCATCGATTTTGAATACAACAGCAATGATGAGATACGGTTCCTCGTTGATAGCTTTAACCAGAAAACCTTCTATTTGGAAGAAGAACGCCGTAAAGCTGAAGTCTCGACTGAAGCAAAAAGTGCTTTTCTAGCGACACTGTCTCATGAAATACGAACACCAATGAACGGTGTACTCGGCACTGCACAAATCTTGCTAAAAAGTGATTTGAACCCAGAGCAGCGTAAAATGATGCGCACTCTGTATGAGTCAGGTGATCATATGATGACCTTGCTTAATGAGATTCTCGACTTCTCTAAGATAGAGCAGGGTAAGTTGGAATTAGACAAGAGCGCGTTCCCGCTGGAAAACATCATTGGCAGTGTGAACAGTGTTTATCACACGCTATGTACTGAAAAAGGTCTGGATTTTCGTGTACATTCGGATGTGCCAGTTGACCGCTGGTATTTCGCCGATAAAGCGCGTGTTAGACAAATCTTGTTTAACCTATTGAACAACGCGGTTAAGTTCACGGCACGGGGCTTTGTGGAAGTGTATTTCAAGGAAATCCACGTCGGTGACAAACATTATTTAAGCATTCGTGTTAGAGATACTGGCATAGGTATCGCTAAAGATGCCCAGAGTAAAGTGTTCTCTCCGTTTGAACAGGCAGAATCGAGCACCACAAGACGCTTTGGAGGCACAGGGCTTGGCCTAGCAATCGTCAAGCAGATAGCCGAGCTCATGGACGGCAGTATTACTTTAAGCAGCGAGCTGGGTATAGGTTCAAGTTTTGAAGTGGTTGCACGTGTTGAGCTGGCAACACCAACCACACCGCAGTTATCTGCAACCTACAGTAAAAATTGTGACGGATTAAAGGCTTTAGTCGTTGAAGACAACCGGACCAATGCCATCATCTTAGAAGCATTATTGAAAGGAAAAGGCTTTGAGGTGTTTTGCGCTGAGAACGGCGAAGTCGCGCTAGAGCGCTTAGAAACAGACACCTATGATCTTGTGCTAATGGATAACCATATGCCCATTATGGATGGTGTCGAAGCCACACGTCGTATTCGTAAACTAGACTCCCGTAATGCAGAAGTGTTGATTCTAGGCTGTACAGCCGACGTTTTTGAAGAAACCAAACAGCGCATGTTAGCTGCAGGTGTTGACCACATCATTGCCAAACCAGTAAAAGACAAAGAGTTTGATGATGCTCTTTATTTCTATGCTGATAAGTTGCGTCAATATCAGGACCTCGACAAAGCGTACCAAGAGTTAAACCAGTTTGACGATGCGCTAGAGTCTCTAGTGATCGATTTAAGTATTGCCATTGACAACCAAGCCTATGATCAAGCTCTCATTGCATTGCACAGCATTGAACCGATGATGCCCTCAGACAACCTGGAAGGAAAACAGCTGTTGGAATCGATTCAATCACAAGTCACACACCAGCAAGCACCATCAAAAGATGACATGGATAATCTGGTTGTACAATTATTGGCTTGA
- a CDS encoding L-alanine exporter AlaE: protein MKARAPFCIRNAAADTFAMVVFCFVTGMIIEIMISGMTFQQSLASRTLSIPVNIAIAWPYGVFRDFCLRQGKRVSESGLMRNIADLIAYVLFQSPVYAAILFAVGASTDQIITAVSSNAVVSCGMGVLYGYFLDMCRRWFRVPGYQRQSA from the coding sequence ATGAAAGCGCGTGCGCCGTTTTGTATTCGCAATGCCGCAGCAGATACGTTTGCTATGGTTGTTTTTTGTTTTGTCACCGGAATGATCATTGAAATCATGATTTCTGGCATGACCTTCCAGCAGTCGCTGGCTTCGCGAACGCTTTCAATCCCCGTAAATATCGCCATCGCATGGCCATATGGCGTGTTCCGTGACTTCTGCTTACGCCAAGGAAAACGTGTATCTGAATCAGGACTTATGCGTAACATCGCTGACTTGATTGCCTACGTTCTGTTCCAATCGCCAGTTTACGCAGCAATACTATTTGCAGTAGGTGCATCAACCGATCAAATCATCACTGCAGTATCAAGTAATGCCGTGGTTTCATGCGGTATGGGCGTTCTCTACGGTTACTTCCTAGATATGTGCCGTCGCTGGTTCCGAGTTCCTGGCTACCAGCGCCAATCGGCATAA